A region of Dermochelys coriacea isolate rDerCor1 chromosome 1, rDerCor1.pri.v4, whole genome shotgun sequence DNA encodes the following proteins:
- the LOC119862913 gene encoding olfactory receptor 52E4-like: MSDSNTTDFTNPSTFILLGIPGLEAAHVWISIPFCTIYAIAIFGNFTILFIVKMEQSLHEPMYYFLCMLAITDLLMSTSAIPKMLNIFWFNSRDIDFSACLTQMYFIQCFSVMASGILVAMAFDRYVAICHPLRHSIILRNSVVAKIGLVVVLRAGMLLMPNPILASQWPYCRTNIIPHSYCDGIAVVKLACADIRISSYYGLFLAFSVSGVDIFLITMSYIQILRAIFSLPTKDTQLKVFRTCGSHLFVFLVFFIPSFFSILTHRFGQNVPLHFHILIANLYLLVPPMLNPIIYVVSTKQFRNRLFRLFTHKGT; encoded by the coding sequence atgtcagattccaacacaaccgacttcaccaacccctccaccttcatcctgctgggcattcctggCCTGGAGGCGGCTCATGTTtggatctccatccccttctgcaccatTTATGCTATAGCCATCTTCGGGAacttcaccatcctctttattgTCAAGATGGAGCAGAGCCTCCATGAGcccatgtactatttcctctgTATGCTGGCCATCACCGACCTTTTAATGTCTACGTCCGCCATTCCCAAAATGCTGAATatcttctggttcaattccagggacattgatttcagtgcctgcctcacccagatgtacTTCATTCAGTGCTTCTCAGTGATGGCATCTGGGATCCTTGTGGCCATGGCGTTTGATCGCTACGTGGCCATCTGCcatcccctgagacattccaTCATCCTCAGAAACTCTGTGGTGGCCAAGATCGGCCTGGTTGTGGTTCTGCGTGCTGGCATGCTCCTAATGCCCAATCCCATCCTGGCAAGTCAGTGGCCATATTGCAGAACCAACATCATCCCCCACTCCTACTGTGATGGCATAGCTGTGGTGAAGCTGGCCTGCGCTGACATCCGCATCAGTAGTTACTACGGCCTCTTTTTGGCATTCTCGGTAAGTGGTGTGGATATATTTTTGATCACAATGTCCTATATCCAGATCCTCAGGGCCATCTTCAGTCTCCCCACAAAGGACACCCAGCTCAAGGTTTTTAGGACCTGTGGCTCCCACCTCTTTGTCTTCTTAGTCTTTTTCATCCCATCTTTTTTCTCCATTCTCACACACCGGTTTGGCCAGAATGTCCCCCTGCACTTCCACATTCTCATTGCTAACTTGTACCTCCTGGTGCCTCCCATGCTGAACCCCATCATCTACGTGGTGAGCACCAAACAGTTCCGGAACAGGCTGTTCCGGCTCTTCACTCATAAAGGCACCTAA